Proteins from one Sabethes cyaneus chromosome 2, idSabCyanKW18_F2, whole genome shotgun sequence genomic window:
- the LOC128735108 gene encoding OTU domain-containing protein 7B-like isoform X3, with amino-acid sequence METTHLVTEFITHTGANAQDAVSCLKSWEWDLKKALIDYNGKKLERGISRATENVTLVSRARQEFEMDFHTHCHEQNEKNLNFIDTPDYTFTLPDLTKYSEEFRKFLEKDLIESSTLNSLEATNRLNWWYDSGVCRKLWPLATTGDGNCLLHAASLSMWGFHDRRLTLRRTLHDILSKEEFRDALYRRWRFQQTRLNRQAGFVFCETEWAKEWEEIVAIASPEPRRNSKAASRRRSLLIEKSLDVGGGASSLDDESATYESLEEIHVLALAHILRRTIIVVSDVFLRDMNGEAFSPIPFGGVYLPFEVPSNECHRAPLLLAYDMAHFSALVAMETAGDYPPALIPLVDASNQLLPIQFCIDPGPDFDWRQYDGSDGNWVLTDREHVALLKEYLDIVYAPAADNSPDDDIYDDYSDEEYEKKIADGEIVFSDENHNSGTSSTNLAAMSASNQSLPPFPPGSQSGSGSSSSGKSKAAKQLQSVAKQFGSIGKSMSKKLKKNIGSITRIGSKSGQHKKSSLSSDKSSRGDYTKFRILCATLKARRHEYQEEMIKNYLECAQERFLEMERLRERKELEKLSKYVDPGQDVCDYGGAVDNGTDLVNCINAGCLNYGTVATSYMCLDCYETQRQRESQSCNAVDYMPRYGTGKSKFYTQADMESHDRIQRLPSVRRLNELDQTLYLSRSTFYNDKRAQPISTSAGQSSSNYRHGFSPTERTPTTPVTKSNPASDYSNCAKQATATSGGIVATLYSPGSTILNRASSSGMCVSLPPVSAISPVLQHQPPQLPSASSSSGMSSSSSSGSNTSETTLQRQQQQQQQLQQQQAITSSHYGKNQMCRTEGCKFYGSINTNFYCSKCCQEYNI; translated from the exons ATGGAAACGACGCACCTGGTGACGGAATTCATTACGCATACCGGTGCGAACGCACAGGACGCCGTCAGCTGTCTCAAGTCGTGGGAGTGGGATCTGAAGAAGGCCCTCATCGATTACAATG GTAAGAAACTGGAACGTGGCATCTCGCGGGCAACGGAAAATGTAACCCTGGTGTCCCGGGCTCGGCAGGAGTTCGAGATGGACTTCCACACCCACTGTCACGAGCAGAACGAGAAGAATCTGAACTTCATCGACACTCCGGACTACACCTTCACGCTGCCGGATCTGACCAAATACTCGGAGGAATTTCG GAAATTCCTTGAAAAAGACCTTATCGAAAGTTCTACGCTTAACTCACTCGAAGCAACTAATCGTTTGAATTGGTGGTACGATTCTGGCGTCTGTCGGAAGCTGTGGCCGTTGGCTACAACAG GCGATGGCAACTGCCTGCTGCACGCTGCATCGCTCTCGATGTGGGGTTTCCACGATCGGCGGCTTACGTTGCGCCGTACCCTGCACGACATTCTCTCGAAGGAGGAATTTCGGGACGCCCTGTACCGGCGATGGCGTTTTCAGCAGACCCGCCTCAACCGGCAAGCCGGATTTGTGTTCTGCGAAACCGAATGGGCCAAAGAGTGGGAGGAAATAGTGGCGATTGCCTCGCCCGAACCCCGACGCAACTCGAAAGCGGCCTCCCGGAGGCGATCGTTGCTGATCGAGAAGAGCCTGGATGTCGGAGGTGGAGCTTCGTCACTGGACGATGAAAGCGCTACTTACGAAAGCTTGGAGGAAATTCATGTGCTTGCGTTGGCACATATTCTACGGCGGACGATAATCGTGGTGTCGGATGTTTTCTTGAGAGACATGAACGGCGAAGCCTTCTCGCCAATTCCCTTTGGCGGAGTGTATTTACCATTCGAAGTACCGTCGAACGAGTGCCATAGAGCGCCACTGTTGTTGGCGTACGATATGGCGCACTTTTCAGCTTTGGTAGCAATGGAAACGGCTGGCGATTATCCACCGGCGTTGATCCCACTGGTTGACGCTAGCAATCAGTTATTGCCGATTCAATTCTGCATTGATCCTGGACCGGATTTTGATTGGAGACAGTATGATGGAAGCGACGGTAACTGGGTGCTTACTGACAGAGAGCACGTTGCTCTACTGAAGGAGTATTTGGATATAGTTTATGCGCCGGCGGCAGATAATAGCCCTGATGATGACATCTATGATGACTACTCCGATGAAGAGTACGAGAAAAAGATTGCTGACGGAGAGATAGTTTTCTCCGACGAGAATCATAACAGTGGGACGAGCTCAACCAATTTGGCGGCGATGAGTGCATCGAACCAATCGCTTCCTCCGTTCCCGCCCGGTTCGCAGAGTGGTAGCGGAAGCAGTTCCAGTGGGAAAAGCAAAGCGGCAAAACAGCTTCAGAGTGTTGCCAAACAGTTCGGAAGCATCGGAAAGAGTATGAGCAAGAAGCTGAAGAAGAATATTGGTTCGATAACGAGAATTGGAAGTAAGAGTGGGCAACATAAAAAGTCCAGTCTTTCGTCGGACAAGTCCTCTCGAGGAGACTATACTAAGTTTCGAATTCTATGTGCTACGCTCAAGGCTCGACGACATGAGTACCAGGAGGAAATGATCAAAAATTATTTGGAGTGTGCTCAGGAACGGTTTTTGGAAATGGAGCGATTGCGAGAACGTAAAGAACTGGAAAAGTTGAGCAAATATGTTGATCCCGGCCAGGACGTTTGTGACTATGGTGGAGCGGTGGACAATGGAACAGATCTGGTTAACTGCATCAATGCGGGTTGTCTTAATTATGGCACAGTTGCTACCAGCTACATGTGTTTAGATTGTTACGAAACACAGCGACAACGAGAATCTCAATCGTGCAACGCCGTTGATTACATGCCACGATATGGAACCGGCAAATCCAAGTTCTATACCCAAGCGGATATGGAAAGCCATGACCGAATTCAACGATTGCCTTCTGTACGGCGTTTGAATGAACTGGATCAGACACTGTACTTATCACGTTCAACATTCTACaatgacaaacgagctcagccAATCAGCACTTCTGCTGGGCAATCTTCGTCCAATTACCGACACGGATTCAGTCCTACGGAACGAACACCTACCACACCAGTAACAAAAAGCAATCCCGCTTCGGACTACTCCAACTGTGCCAAACAGGCCACGGCTACTTCGGGAGGAATAGTCGCCACACTCTACTCACCGGGAAGCACCATTCTAAACCGGGCTTCGTCCAGTGGAATGTGCGTTTCCCTTCCTCCCGTTTCGGCCATCAGTCCCGTGCTTCAACACCAACCGCCACAACTTCCCAGTGCATCTTCCTCGTCCGGAATGTCATCGTCCTCGTCTTCCGGATCGAACACATCGGAAACAACGCTGCAgcgacaacaacagcagcagcagcagctgcagcaacaACAAGCGATAACCAGTAGCCACTATGGTAAAAATCAGATGTGCCGAACCGAGGGCTGCAAGTTTTACGGCAGCATCAATACGAACTTCTACTGCTCCAAGTGCTGTCAGGAGTATAATATTTAG
- the LOC128735108 gene encoding uncharacterized protein LOC128735108 isoform X1, with protein sequence METTHLVTEFITHTGANAQDAVSCLKSWEWDLKKALIDYNDTSTTEYFNNKQNDNEIVMKAQTSTSPALLPSLVATTGTTSTLLQQHQQQKQQQQQQQQQQQQQQSPSASGSSYNNQHLPHANNGSVGFHLPHKHQPVGARSSNNSNTSSSGGGGYGDYGSSAGHRHLPVVVGHNRNGTTGLLKPMLTKTDSIDVFDCKKLERGISRATENVTLVSRARQEFEMDFHTHCHEQNEKNLNFIDTPDYTFTLPDLTKYSEEFRKFLEKDLIESSTLNSLEATNRLNWWYDSGVCRKLWPLATTGDGNCLLHAASLSMWGFHDRRLTLRRTLHDILSKEEFRDALYRRWRFQQTRLNRQAGFVFCETEWAKEWEEIVAIASPEPRRNSKAASRRRSLLIEKSLDVGGGASSLDDESATYESLEEIHVLALAHILRRTIIVVSDVFLRDMNGEAFSPIPFGGVYLPFEVPSNECHRAPLLLAYDMAHFSALVAMETAGDYPPALIPLVDASNQLLPIQFCIDPGPDFDWRQYDGSDGNWVLTDREHVALLKEYLDIVYAPAADNSPDDDIYDDYSDEEYEKKIADGEIVFSDENHNSGTSSTNLAAMSASNQSLPPFPPGSQSGSGSSSSGKSKAAKQLQSVAKQFGSIGKSMSKKLKKNIGSITRIGSKSGQHKKSSLSSDKSSRGDYTKFRILCATLKARRHEYQEEMIKNYLECAQERFLEMERLRERKELEKLSKYVDPGQDVCDYGGAVDNGTDLVNCINAGCLNYGTVATSYMCLDCYETQRQRESQSCNAVDYMPRYGTGKSKFYTQADMESHDRIQRLPSVRRLNELDQTLYLSRSTFYNDKRAQPISTSAGQSSSNYRHGFSPTERTPTTPVTKSNPASDYSNCAKQATATSGGIVATLYSPGSTILNRASSSGMCVSLPPVSAISPVLQHQPPQLPSASSSSGMSSSSSSGSNTSETTLQRQQQQQQQLQQQQAITSSHYGKNQMCRTEGCKFYGSINTNFYCSKCCQEYNI encoded by the exons ATGGAAACGACGCACCTGGTGACGGAATTCATTACGCATACCGGTGCGAACGCACAGGACGCCGTCAGCTGTCTCAAGTCGTGGGAGTGGGATCTGAAGAAGGCCCTCATCGATTACAATG ACACATCAACGACCGAGTATTTTAACAACAAGCAAAACGACAATGAGATAGTAATGAAAGCACAAACCAGTACATCACCTGCATTACTCCCATCGTTGGTGGCTACAACAGGCACTACGTCAACACTACTgcaacaacatcaacaacagaaacaacaacaacaacaacagcagcagcagcaacaacagcagcaatcgCCATCTGCCAGTGGCTCATCATACAATAATCAACATCTACCGCATGCCAACAACGGCTCTGTCGGCTTTCATCTTCCCCACAAGCACCAGCCGGTAGGGGCACGAtccagcaacaacagcaatacCAGCAGTAGTGGCGGCGGCGGGTACGGCGATTACGGATCGTCCGCAGGTCATCGTCATCTGCCAGTCGTGGTTGGCCACAATCGCAATGGAACAACCGGTCTGCTGAAACCAATGCTCACCAAAACAGACTCAATAGACGTTTTCGACT GTAAGAAACTGGAACGTGGCATCTCGCGGGCAACGGAAAATGTAACCCTGGTGTCCCGGGCTCGGCAGGAGTTCGAGATGGACTTCCACACCCACTGTCACGAGCAGAACGAGAAGAATCTGAACTTCATCGACACTCCGGACTACACCTTCACGCTGCCGGATCTGACCAAATACTCGGAGGAATTTCG GAAATTCCTTGAAAAAGACCTTATCGAAAGTTCTACGCTTAACTCACTCGAAGCAACTAATCGTTTGAATTGGTGGTACGATTCTGGCGTCTGTCGGAAGCTGTGGCCGTTGGCTACAACAG GCGATGGCAACTGCCTGCTGCACGCTGCATCGCTCTCGATGTGGGGTTTCCACGATCGGCGGCTTACGTTGCGCCGTACCCTGCACGACATTCTCTCGAAGGAGGAATTTCGGGACGCCCTGTACCGGCGATGGCGTTTTCAGCAGACCCGCCTCAACCGGCAAGCCGGATTTGTGTTCTGCGAAACCGAATGGGCCAAAGAGTGGGAGGAAATAGTGGCGATTGCCTCGCCCGAACCCCGACGCAACTCGAAAGCGGCCTCCCGGAGGCGATCGTTGCTGATCGAGAAGAGCCTGGATGTCGGAGGTGGAGCTTCGTCACTGGACGATGAAAGCGCTACTTACGAAAGCTTGGAGGAAATTCATGTGCTTGCGTTGGCACATATTCTACGGCGGACGATAATCGTGGTGTCGGATGTTTTCTTGAGAGACATGAACGGCGAAGCCTTCTCGCCAATTCCCTTTGGCGGAGTGTATTTACCATTCGAAGTACCGTCGAACGAGTGCCATAGAGCGCCACTGTTGTTGGCGTACGATATGGCGCACTTTTCAGCTTTGGTAGCAATGGAAACGGCTGGCGATTATCCACCGGCGTTGATCCCACTGGTTGACGCTAGCAATCAGTTATTGCCGATTCAATTCTGCATTGATCCTGGACCGGATTTTGATTGGAGACAGTATGATGGAAGCGACGGTAACTGGGTGCTTACTGACAGAGAGCACGTTGCTCTACTGAAGGAGTATTTGGATATAGTTTATGCGCCGGCGGCAGATAATAGCCCTGATGATGACATCTATGATGACTACTCCGATGAAGAGTACGAGAAAAAGATTGCTGACGGAGAGATAGTTTTCTCCGACGAGAATCATAACAGTGGGACGAGCTCAACCAATTTGGCGGCGATGAGTGCATCGAACCAATCGCTTCCTCCGTTCCCGCCCGGTTCGCAGAGTGGTAGCGGAAGCAGTTCCAGTGGGAAAAGCAAAGCGGCAAAACAGCTTCAGAGTGTTGCCAAACAGTTCGGAAGCATCGGAAAGAGTATGAGCAAGAAGCTGAAGAAGAATATTGGTTCGATAACGAGAATTGGAAGTAAGAGTGGGCAACATAAAAAGTCCAGTCTTTCGTCGGACAAGTCCTCTCGAGGAGACTATACTAAGTTTCGAATTCTATGTGCTACGCTCAAGGCTCGACGACATGAGTACCAGGAGGAAATGATCAAAAATTATTTGGAGTGTGCTCAGGAACGGTTTTTGGAAATGGAGCGATTGCGAGAACGTAAAGAACTGGAAAAGTTGAGCAAATATGTTGATCCCGGCCAGGACGTTTGTGACTATGGTGGAGCGGTGGACAATGGAACAGATCTGGTTAACTGCATCAATGCGGGTTGTCTTAATTATGGCACAGTTGCTACCAGCTACATGTGTTTAGATTGTTACGAAACACAGCGACAACGAGAATCTCAATCGTGCAACGCCGTTGATTACATGCCACGATATGGAACCGGCAAATCCAAGTTCTATACCCAAGCGGATATGGAAAGCCATGACCGAATTCAACGATTGCCTTCTGTACGGCGTTTGAATGAACTGGATCAGACACTGTACTTATCACGTTCAACATTCTACaatgacaaacgagctcagccAATCAGCACTTCTGCTGGGCAATCTTCGTCCAATTACCGACACGGATTCAGTCCTACGGAACGAACACCTACCACACCAGTAACAAAAAGCAATCCCGCTTCGGACTACTCCAACTGTGCCAAACAGGCCACGGCTACTTCGGGAGGAATAGTCGCCACACTCTACTCACCGGGAAGCACCATTCTAAACCGGGCTTCGTCCAGTGGAATGTGCGTTTCCCTTCCTCCCGTTTCGGCCATCAGTCCCGTGCTTCAACACCAACCGCCACAACTTCCCAGTGCATCTTCCTCGTCCGGAATGTCATCGTCCTCGTCTTCCGGATCGAACACATCGGAAACAACGCTGCAgcgacaacaacagcagcagcagcagctgcagcaacaACAAGCGATAACCAGTAGCCACTATGGTAAAAATCAGATGTGCCGAACCGAGGGCTGCAAGTTTTACGGCAGCATCAATACGAACTTCTACTGCTCCAAGTGCTGTCAGGAGTATAATATTTAG
- the LOC128735108 gene encoding OTU domain-containing protein 7B-like isoform X2: protein MKAQTSTSPALLPSLVATTGTTSTLLQQHQQQKQQQQQQQQQQQQQQSPSASGSSYNNQHLPHANNGSVGFHLPHKHQPVGARSSNNSNTSSSGGGGYGDYGSSAGHRHLPVVVGHNRNGTTGLLKPMLTKTDSIDVFDCKKLERGISRATENVTLVSRARQEFEMDFHTHCHEQNEKNLNFIDTPDYTFTLPDLTKYSEEFRKFLEKDLIESSTLNSLEATNRLNWWYDSGVCRKLWPLATTGDGNCLLHAASLSMWGFHDRRLTLRRTLHDILSKEEFRDALYRRWRFQQTRLNRQAGFVFCETEWAKEWEEIVAIASPEPRRNSKAASRRRSLLIEKSLDVGGGASSLDDESATYESLEEIHVLALAHILRRTIIVVSDVFLRDMNGEAFSPIPFGGVYLPFEVPSNECHRAPLLLAYDMAHFSALVAMETAGDYPPALIPLVDASNQLLPIQFCIDPGPDFDWRQYDGSDGNWVLTDREHVALLKEYLDIVYAPAADNSPDDDIYDDYSDEEYEKKIADGEIVFSDENHNSGTSSTNLAAMSASNQSLPPFPPGSQSGSGSSSSGKSKAAKQLQSVAKQFGSIGKSMSKKLKKNIGSITRIGSKSGQHKKSSLSSDKSSRGDYTKFRILCATLKARRHEYQEEMIKNYLECAQERFLEMERLRERKELEKLSKYVDPGQDVCDYGGAVDNGTDLVNCINAGCLNYGTVATSYMCLDCYETQRQRESQSCNAVDYMPRYGTGKSKFYTQADMESHDRIQRLPSVRRLNELDQTLYLSRSTFYNDKRAQPISTSAGQSSSNYRHGFSPTERTPTTPVTKSNPASDYSNCAKQATATSGGIVATLYSPGSTILNRASSSGMCVSLPPVSAISPVLQHQPPQLPSASSSSGMSSSSSSGSNTSETTLQRQQQQQQQLQQQQAITSSHYGKNQMCRTEGCKFYGSINTNFYCSKCCQEYNI from the exons ATGAAAGCACAAACCAGTACATCACCTGCATTACTCCCATCGTTGGTGGCTACAACAGGCACTACGTCAACACTACTgcaacaacatcaacaacagaaacaacaacaacaacaacagcagcagcagcaacaacagcagcaatcgCCATCTGCCAGTGGCTCATCATACAATAATCAACATCTACCGCATGCCAACAACGGCTCTGTCGGCTTTCATCTTCCCCACAAGCACCAGCCGGTAGGGGCACGAtccagcaacaacagcaatacCAGCAGTAGTGGCGGCGGCGGGTACGGCGATTACGGATCGTCCGCAGGTCATCGTCATCTGCCAGTCGTGGTTGGCCACAATCGCAATGGAACAACCGGTCTGCTGAAACCAATGCTCACCAAAACAGACTCAATAGACGTTTTCGACT GTAAGAAACTGGAACGTGGCATCTCGCGGGCAACGGAAAATGTAACCCTGGTGTCCCGGGCTCGGCAGGAGTTCGAGATGGACTTCCACACCCACTGTCACGAGCAGAACGAGAAGAATCTGAACTTCATCGACACTCCGGACTACACCTTCACGCTGCCGGATCTGACCAAATACTCGGAGGAATTTCG GAAATTCCTTGAAAAAGACCTTATCGAAAGTTCTACGCTTAACTCACTCGAAGCAACTAATCGTTTGAATTGGTGGTACGATTCTGGCGTCTGTCGGAAGCTGTGGCCGTTGGCTACAACAG GCGATGGCAACTGCCTGCTGCACGCTGCATCGCTCTCGATGTGGGGTTTCCACGATCGGCGGCTTACGTTGCGCCGTACCCTGCACGACATTCTCTCGAAGGAGGAATTTCGGGACGCCCTGTACCGGCGATGGCGTTTTCAGCAGACCCGCCTCAACCGGCAAGCCGGATTTGTGTTCTGCGAAACCGAATGGGCCAAAGAGTGGGAGGAAATAGTGGCGATTGCCTCGCCCGAACCCCGACGCAACTCGAAAGCGGCCTCCCGGAGGCGATCGTTGCTGATCGAGAAGAGCCTGGATGTCGGAGGTGGAGCTTCGTCACTGGACGATGAAAGCGCTACTTACGAAAGCTTGGAGGAAATTCATGTGCTTGCGTTGGCACATATTCTACGGCGGACGATAATCGTGGTGTCGGATGTTTTCTTGAGAGACATGAACGGCGAAGCCTTCTCGCCAATTCCCTTTGGCGGAGTGTATTTACCATTCGAAGTACCGTCGAACGAGTGCCATAGAGCGCCACTGTTGTTGGCGTACGATATGGCGCACTTTTCAGCTTTGGTAGCAATGGAAACGGCTGGCGATTATCCACCGGCGTTGATCCCACTGGTTGACGCTAGCAATCAGTTATTGCCGATTCAATTCTGCATTGATCCTGGACCGGATTTTGATTGGAGACAGTATGATGGAAGCGACGGTAACTGGGTGCTTACTGACAGAGAGCACGTTGCTCTACTGAAGGAGTATTTGGATATAGTTTATGCGCCGGCGGCAGATAATAGCCCTGATGATGACATCTATGATGACTACTCCGATGAAGAGTACGAGAAAAAGATTGCTGACGGAGAGATAGTTTTCTCCGACGAGAATCATAACAGTGGGACGAGCTCAACCAATTTGGCGGCGATGAGTGCATCGAACCAATCGCTTCCTCCGTTCCCGCCCGGTTCGCAGAGTGGTAGCGGAAGCAGTTCCAGTGGGAAAAGCAAAGCGGCAAAACAGCTTCAGAGTGTTGCCAAACAGTTCGGAAGCATCGGAAAGAGTATGAGCAAGAAGCTGAAGAAGAATATTGGTTCGATAACGAGAATTGGAAGTAAGAGTGGGCAACATAAAAAGTCCAGTCTTTCGTCGGACAAGTCCTCTCGAGGAGACTATACTAAGTTTCGAATTCTATGTGCTACGCTCAAGGCTCGACGACATGAGTACCAGGAGGAAATGATCAAAAATTATTTGGAGTGTGCTCAGGAACGGTTTTTGGAAATGGAGCGATTGCGAGAACGTAAAGAACTGGAAAAGTTGAGCAAATATGTTGATCCCGGCCAGGACGTTTGTGACTATGGTGGAGCGGTGGACAATGGAACAGATCTGGTTAACTGCATCAATGCGGGTTGTCTTAATTATGGCACAGTTGCTACCAGCTACATGTGTTTAGATTGTTACGAAACACAGCGACAACGAGAATCTCAATCGTGCAACGCCGTTGATTACATGCCACGATATGGAACCGGCAAATCCAAGTTCTATACCCAAGCGGATATGGAAAGCCATGACCGAATTCAACGATTGCCTTCTGTACGGCGTTTGAATGAACTGGATCAGACACTGTACTTATCACGTTCAACATTCTACaatgacaaacgagctcagccAATCAGCACTTCTGCTGGGCAATCTTCGTCCAATTACCGACACGGATTCAGTCCTACGGAACGAACACCTACCACACCAGTAACAAAAAGCAATCCCGCTTCGGACTACTCCAACTGTGCCAAACAGGCCACGGCTACTTCGGGAGGAATAGTCGCCACACTCTACTCACCGGGAAGCACCATTCTAAACCGGGCTTCGTCCAGTGGAATGTGCGTTTCCCTTCCTCCCGTTTCGGCCATCAGTCCCGTGCTTCAACACCAACCGCCACAACTTCCCAGTGCATCTTCCTCGTCCGGAATGTCATCGTCCTCGTCTTCCGGATCGAACACATCGGAAACAACGCTGCAgcgacaacaacagcagcagcagcagctgcagcaacaACAAGCGATAACCAGTAGCCACTATGGTAAAAATCAGATGTGCCGAACCGAGGGCTGCAAGTTTTACGGCAGCATCAATACGAACTTCTACTGCTCCAAGTGCTGTCAGGAGTATAATATTTAG